In Brevibacillus marinus, the genomic window GCGATTTCGCTGCCGTCTTTGCGGGAGACCACTTTGCGATCGTCGATTTGCGGGAACGTCACATGTGCGGTCATAATCGCGTCGATACCGGCACGGATCGCTTCCTGGAACGGATACAGTTCCACCTGCAGCAGCCGCTTTTTGTCATGCGGCACCTCCGGCAGCCCCAGGTGAGAATCCTCGGACGTATCGCCATGTCCCGGAAAATGCTTGGCCGTGGCGGCAATCCCGTTTTGCTGCAGCCCTTTGCTGTAAGCGATGCCGAGTTCCGCTACCAGCCGCGGAGATTCGCCAAACGAGCGCAGCCCGATCACCGGATTGTCCGGATTGTTGTTGACGTCCAGCACCGGCGCCAGATTCATGGTAAAGCCCAAGGAAGCCAGCTCGCGCCCGATCACCTGCCCCGCCTTGCCGGCCAGTTCGGCCGAACGCGTCGCACCCAGGGCCATGTTGCCGGGCAGAGCGGTGCCGCTCTGCAGCCGGGTGACAACGCCGCCCTCCTGATCGGTGCTGATCAGCAACCCGTACTTTTCCGCGGCCTGCTGGTAGGCGTCGACCAAACGGAGCGTCTGCTCGGTCGTCACCACGTTTTCGCGGAACAGAATGACGCCGCCAAGGTGGTGCCGCCTGACCTGCTGCTCGATCTCCGGCAGCATCGCCGTGACATCCCGACCCTGGTATTGGCGGAAGTCGGGCATCAGCATTTGCCCGATCTTTTCTTCCAGCGTCATCTTCTGGACGGCCCGCGCAATCAGCTGATAGCGCTCCCCTGTTTCCTTGACGAGGGAGGCGACCGGCACCAGCTTGCCCTGCTCGCCAGGTTGTACCGCCATGTTTACGTCCAGCGCGATGCGGTCGGTAAACCGGCCGTCTGTTACGCTGATAAACGTCCGGCCCGGTTTGCCTGTCAAGCTGACACGACCATCGGCAACGGAAGCGACCATCTGATTCGACGAACGCCACGCAAGTCCCTCCGTCACCTTGGTAAAATGGCCATCCGCGAACACGTAAAGGGCAGATAGCGAAAAGGTCTGCCCGGACACACCCGCTCCCGCTTCCGGCACATTTTGATACAGAATCAGATCGCGTATCTGGTCATCTCCCGCCATCCCGCTGCCGCGGTTAACGCGGTCATCATCACCTGTGGCAACGACTTGCGCTGCCAGCAAAAAGCACATCAGCAGTGCTGTAACGCCCCGCGTGCCACGCTCTTTCATGCCCTTTTCCCCTTCCCGTAACCGGATCAGCGTCCCGCTTCCGTCCTTGTCTTCCCAGCCGCCGCCGATGTTTTCGGATCAAGCAGCTACGACTCGCGCCTGTCGGGAAATGTCAAAATTCTAGTGTCCCCTATTTTCCCAACAAAAAACGTCAGGCCAAGCCCTGACGCTTCTTCGCTTTCAGACGACGCCGCGCTGCATTCGGCGTCCTCTGTTTTCCACATATGTCCAAATCTTTGCGGTTATGACGGTAAGCACAATCGCCCCTGCCAAGCGTAAGCCCAGGAGGACAAATCCGTTTACCCCCAGCGGCACAAACAGCAGCGTGTCTTCGACTACGGCGTGGCAGGCAACGAGAAAAAGCGAAGTGAGGTACAAATCCTTGGTTGACAGGTTGTCTTCCTTCGCAGCCTGAATCATCGCGCCCGCCCCGTAAGCGATGCCGAAGATCAACCCCGCCATCAGCGTCACGCCCGTTTTGCTGGACACCCCGAGCAAGCGGGTAAGCGGAGCGAGACCTCGCGCCAAATACGGCAATACCTGGGCATCCTTCAGCAGTTGGATCCCGATCATCAAGGGAATCACAATCACCGCCAGCTGGCACACGCCGAGCAGCGCCGTCTGCAGGCCGTTCCAGGCGATCTCCAGCCAGCCGTGCAATTCCGCCTGTTTTTCCGGAACGATTCCGTACACTGCTGTCTCGGACCCGCCCTGCCAGAACAGATTGATCAGGATCCCGGCGAAAACAGCCAGCCCCAGCCGCACCAGGATAAAGATCCAGGCCTTGACGCCGATCCTGCTCGCTACCGCCGATTCCAACAGCAGATTGTGGCTGAAACTGAGCATGACCGAGAGAATGAACACCTCTTTGACCGACATGCTCATCGTCAGCATCGCGCCGATCCCCGCGTACAGGTTCAGCAAATTGCCCAAGACGAGGACCAACGCCGCATCGCCCGCCAAGCCAAACAGACTCATCACGGGAGTAAACAAGCGGACAATCCAGTCAATCAGCGGGGTATGCTGCAGAATCGTAATGAACAAGGTGATCGGAAAAATAACTTTCCCCAGCCGCCAGGTGGTTTCGACGCCGGAGCGAAACCCCTTCTTCCATGTCGCCGCGTTGATCATCTGACAAATCCTTCTTTCCATCCTGTTTTCCATGCATTATACCCGTTCCCAAGCGGAATGACTAGGGTTAAAATAAGAGCGTGTGTTTTCCCTATTCGTCACTACAAAGGAAGGATTCGCATGATACGTGTGTTGTTCGTATGTCTGGGCAACATCTGCCGCTCGCCCATGGCGGAAGCGGTGTTTCGCCATCTCGTTGACGCTGCCGGACTGTCCCGGGAGATCGCGGCTGACTCAGCCGGACTGGGCGGCTGGCATATCGGCGAAAAACCGCACATAGGTACCCGTCGCGTGCTGGCAGCCAAAGGCATTCGCCATGATTGGCTAACCGCCCGGCAGATCGCCCCGACAGACTTCGAGCGCTTTGACTATATCGTCTGCATGGATGCGGAAAATCTCCGCGAACTGCAGCGCATCGCCCCGCCGGGCAAAAAACTGTACCGGCTGCTGGAGTTCGCGCCGGACATAAACGAGCAAAATGTGGAAGACCCTTACTATACCGGCCGCTTTGACCACGTCTACCAGCTGGTCGAGGCCGGCTGCCGCGGCTTGCTGGCGAAGATCTGCGAGGAACACGGATTACCCCGGTGAATCTCCGCTGCAAAACCATAACGTTTGACTGTACAGTTTCTTCCCCATCCATTATAATGGAAAGTGAGGAGGAGATAGCGTGGGCAAATTGTATCGCATCGGCCAATTGGCGGAACTGACAGGCCTGTCCAAGCGAACGATCGACTACTACACCAAGCTGGGCCTGCTCGCCGCCGAACGCACCCCATCCAATTACCGCTATTACTCCGAGCAAACGCTGGAACGATTGAAGCTCATTGCCCAGTTCAAGCAGCAGAAGTT contains:
- a CDS encoding glycoside hydrolase family 3 protein, yielding MKERGTRGVTALLMCFLLAAQVVATGDDDRVNRGSGMAGDDQIRDLILYQNVPEAGAGVSGQTFSLSALYVFADGHFTKVTEGLAWRSSNQMVASVADGRVSLTGKPGRTFISVTDGRFTDRIALDVNMAVQPGEQGKLVPVASLVKETGERYQLIARAVQKMTLEEKIGQMLMPDFRQYQGRDVTAMLPEIEQQVRRHHLGGVILFRENVVTTEQTLRLVDAYQQAAEKYGLLISTDQEGGVVTRLQSGTALPGNMALGATRSAELAGKAGQVIGRELASLGFTMNLAPVLDVNNNPDNPVIGLRSFGESPRLVAELGIAYSKGLQQNGIAATAKHFPGHGDTSEDSHLGLPEVPHDKKRLLQVELYPFQEAIRAGIDAIMTAHVTFPQIDDRKVVSRKDGSEIALPATLSEKVLTGLMREELQFAGVVVSDAMNMRAITDHFGPVDAAVRAVKAGVDIVLMPVALEKVSRGLRDAVATGEIPPERIDTAVKRILTLKVKRGIIKEETPTPVEARLRKALQTVGAPEHKAVEAEIAAASVTLVKNEQILPLKLDARQQIAVVGDAYLENLAAAIKRHHANTVPLKLEKGRLSAAQWQRLDQADVVIIGSYTLLASGRAADNQTIQTYNQIISRYDQPVIAIAIGSPYDLTAYPQVDACLAQYGFRTASFTAAADVLFGEQPPAGRLPVTIPDPHGGVLYQSGHGLR
- a CDS encoding nucleoside recognition domain-containing protein — protein: MINAATWKKGFRSGVETTWRLGKVIFPITLFITILQHTPLIDWIVRLFTPVMSLFGLAGDAALVLVLGNLLNLYAGIGAMLTMSMSVKEVFILSVMLSFSHNLLLESAVASRIGVKAWIFILVRLGLAVFAGILINLFWQGGSETAVYGIVPEKQAELHGWLEIAWNGLQTALLGVCQLAVIVIPLMIGIQLLKDAQVLPYLARGLAPLTRLLGVSSKTGVTLMAGLIFGIAYGAGAMIQAAKEDNLSTKDLYLTSLFLVACHAVVEDTLLFVPLGVNGFVLLGLRLAGAIVLTVITAKIWTYVENRGRRMQRGVV
- a CDS encoding low molecular weight protein-tyrosine-phosphatase; this encodes MIRVLFVCLGNICRSPMAEAVFRHLVDAAGLSREIAADSAGLGGWHIGEKPHIGTRRVLAAKGIRHDWLTARQIAPTDFERFDYIVCMDAENLRELQRIAPPGKKLYRLLEFAPDINEQNVEDPYYTGRFDHVYQLVEAGCRGLLAKICEEHGLPR